Genomic window (Argopecten irradians isolate NY chromosome 2, Ai_NY, whole genome shotgun sequence):
atgtatgcaccaaagtacatgtacatgtatgtagttgACCTTTACACTctgtagctacatgtatagaactgctataattttgaatccataCTAATGAGCGATACGACGTTTTATTATTAACAATACAAAACTATCTCAAATCAATCAAAAAATAAATCCAATAACagatttacattatgtatataaaacatagatAGCAAAGGTGGATTGTTTTGTTGAAGGAAAACTAGTACTCGCAAATACTCAATTAATCAAATTTATTACAgagaaatatttacaacataTAGAAACAAGACAACATTATACAGCCAGCTGACAAGAATACAACAAGGACGTAAGTCAGCAGGGTGGCAGGATATTCGTAGGGGAGGGAAGAGTAACTGCTATGTGCGCCAGTAGACTCAAACTTATACACTTGATATCAGACTATAGACCAATCACAATGAAGAAAACGTGTACCTGACAAGACAATATTGCATGAGAAATGGTGACAGTCAAGGacaaatgacaaataaacacacagtcAAGTACACTTACAGCTTTCATACACAATCTGAGCCTCTTTCAGTCACAATCAATAACAAACGAAAATGTCCCCCATTAACAAGTCATTAGGTCAGTAGCCAGTATGGGAGGTCCTCAACCTGGTGTTTTAGCCCAATctgatttatatattttcttctacCAAATTGGTGAACTTGCCAACCTCTGTTTAAACATATACCGTACATGTGATCATGCATGAGTAGTTGTGTCTTACGAGGTAAAGACTTTTAGAAGGAAAggagaatgatgatgatgatgatgatagtgcTGTAGAGGAATTGGACTGGGTAGATCATCTGTAACCAAGTAGAGCATCTGGCTAGAATTAGGAGGTCCTCTTCTGCAAATATTTATTAAAGGTATCATTATAATcagtctgattaaaatacagatcctttaaCCTGAAACCACTCCTTTTAATAGAGGATTTCACAACATCCCATAAtaggtcatgttcggatgaccttttttACCACCTGTAcatcagatcaaatgcattttctacatctccagtatacatatacaattagctttgttgagATAACTACATACGTAAAAATTATGACAGTTTTTTAAACTGTTTCATCCCCAGACAAGATTTTGGCAGcaacaatttgattggccatttccacaggtcatctggacgtgaaccctaatgggatgttgtcagactCTCCTATCAATTAAACTAAATTTTATATGCCTTCATACTGTTCATGGgagattacatgtatttatataagcaaagaaaaatatcttataatattGAAGTTTATTTCATATGCAGGACCTAGACGATGGCTGAACTGGAAGAAAGAACTTGATGTTGGTGCCGACCTTGGCTATTTCCTACTGACCACATTTGCAGGTAAGTATCAGTACTGGAAGGAAAAACAGGTAAAAAACAACATCCAATCCATGTTACATTTAGATCTAATATCCTGACTCTtcttataattttgtatttataggAAAACATTGTATAAGAGCTTGCAAAATTAAAGAGACATCTTTTTgatattcatttcaaaatactCTATTTTTTATTCCATTGATCAGGATTTCAAACCATTGGAGAGGAATATGTTAACATCATACAAGTTGATCCTACAAAGAAGTCTGTTCCATCAACCTGGGTATGTGTATGTGATGTATACTAGACATCATTTCTTTCATCTTATTGtcttttcattttcaatgttttagtTATTTTGGCCCACCTGTAGCATCAGATTTTAATGTTTTAGTGTTTTTACTCAACCACAAAGAAACCCAGAGACTTGATATTATGCAGAGTTAATAGGCTGTCAATGTTGTTCAAggaaatgaccttgaccttcgttCAAGAGGCCCAGAGATATGATAACATGGGTGGTAGCATGTAGtaacattatgaaaatttatgttaaagatgctccaccgctgacaaatggtgtaTTTTCTatgtcaaaaacaggagcaaactaattagtatttttcttcagttacaaaaattacttaatttacaccattaccaccattgaaaaatgactaggtatggtaagggtcttttGTGGCATCCTAATCCGCTAtttcaaagtctgttattttaagatgttaatcttgcatttcaaatattaactacatacctgacGTATCTGATAGTGCTATTAGAtaatatagcagttctagttgccatggcaaccatttttaatattcataaattatgcaatatgtgaaaatttcatcagaATTGGcctttttatgcagtttttcatctagttaacatagagcgtattctagaacaaactttatatttctaaaaatgatgtattcttcgtgTCTGCTAATTCCCTTAAAGTATAAAGTTTATTCTTGGTTGTGCTCcattgcttttaaaagaaaagctttcaaaaaatatgccaaaattgacaaaattttcaaatttgcataatttatgcaaagttaccattGTTATGTAGCAAAAAtatactttctgtcaacaaataTATCATTAAGTGTTTATCAGGGGCCTACcggtattcaatatttcaaatgcagcaacttaatttctaaatacattAATATGTACTTAGAAATATtgtagatttaggggccaaaaagtgccattaccatatctagtcctttgAGCTCctattttacttcaagaaaaaaatattaaaaacaattacaaatgtaattgtatcccaaaaaaaatccatggcactatgtcctttatggaatgaagtgctgattgcgcatgcaccaaaagcaaaataaattattttatattattttttgtgttaattagacgttTATAAACAAGATTAAACACTAATTTTTGTCCAAATGATGAGCATGATTTATGCTCTGCCaggggtggagcatctttaatgtttacCAGATAAGCAATGCTAGCCTTTTCTCTAAAGTTAATTAGCTTTTGCATACCAAATGACTGTAGGCCATTTTTAAGATCTATATGTGTCTAGCTTGTAagatattaaaacatttcaaatctGAATCAAACGCTTTTCATTCTGAATACTCATGTATATTCAAATTACCCCACAGAGGCGGAGCTTGATGATCTTACTCCATGTTGGTACTCCCTATGTGCTTCAACGACTACTAGACTGGTATGAACGAAGACTTCGATCTCCTACATCACATGACATACCTGAAGAGACTCGTTTATTTCTCCTGAAATGCATTCCTATTGTGCGTGAGAGTGTGACCTTTCTTCACCGATTACACCTGGCAGCTTTTTACCTGCGTGGTCTGTTTTACCACATCGCTAAACGAACAGCAGGTGTACAGTATGTAAGTATGCTGCATCTTTATAAGTAAACGTTTTGAAACTTTGGGGGGTTAATTGGAGCATAAATGCTTAATACTTACGTTAACGTAACAGGTTTTATGTGTCACTTGTAAAATGCAGGCAACATATAACAATGATGGTATGGGCATCGGCTACACTGTCTGCAGAGTGGTTTCTGTGCGATAACTCCAGTTCCCTTAGACTTATCAAGATAACAATTTTCATGACATCATCGTTATCAAAAATCCTTACTTTGGATTGCTAAGGGCTTAAAGTCAAAGGTTAAGGttgaaaatatagaaaattcaTTTCCATGGTTTGttacatgatatatttgttttgcttttatttttctGCCCATTTTGCAACCCATGCTTCAACAAATGTCAAATTGTTTTATGATTAGGAAATTCTTTTATCATTTGAATAAGAATCATTTTCCGTGCTGCACAGAACACACATAGCAGAATTTTTTGGGTGGGGATAAGCTTAGTGCCCACTCACTTGCCTTTTACAACAAACCTATACATACAGTTTGATAAAACTTGTTTACACAGTCAATGTAAAATCTTACCAGGCCATcattatttaaggattgattgtcaattttgttgcttgcattgactgatgaagaaagttaatctcgtgcaaatgaagtgaactgcgaagcagttcatgtaacatttgcacgagattaactttcttcatcagtcaatgcaagcaacaaaattgataatcaatccttatatttacattaaccaatttaaaaattccgctgttaaaaaaagtcaaattatatgtgttcggtataagattattatacaattttgcaacattgtaccagttatcgtacatgtatgtacagctacggaacagccgccagtcagttcttctcgtcaccaaggcaacataacaaaatgtagttccgaaaataacttcattctttgtgCGTTGTTACGATAAAAAACggagattttgaaatattgtttttatattcaagaattaatggcttaaatttttcataaaacattattatgtagcttcaaatacaaaaattgctgcgcagtactagcagtgcagtcaatGTGTAATCCGGTCGCTCGATTGAGCAGGGGTCCGGTTtcgaagaaaatgacgattgtggtgaaaatgctgaatagttggtatctaaacataatcaaaccttttaaaactcaattataattgttatggaattaactgaatgttgtatttccgtctgataattatttgtagctgacatttaaatatgtattaactaaacctgttgtgaaatccaacccctgtgtctGTAGTATGTGATGCAGTCCAATAATCATGCTTCcggggctcaataaaacgtgttaaaatgcgggacttagtcgcagatcactggaagacttctgtgttattcttgaaatgtgataacttctctgtctACTGGAGTTTGGGGATTAAAATtcggtataaagtaagtagagaaacatcgatttgaaaagttggcggtttccaacgaccctccaATGCCGTGGATTTTGACACTCACAGAATCGTTTCGTTAGGCTTAATGTCACTGAAATTAGCCTGTTTGCtatttgagcgtattttcatggaatctatcgtttctaagcttacatgtatgacaccgtttcacatatattgtacacattaaactatttgcgttcgattatgcctactaGGCTATGCGATGAGTGGTGAACCTCACTGCGTTCGGTCCTAACATGACGCTAACCCAAATTACACTTTTTGAAGGataacattgttaaaattttcttacgTGTGCTTGAATTAAGATATCTctctaaacattaaacaaataaatgcttttagttttaatttcatgctttgtttacttgtcagcagtgcatatatttataggcctaaatagagagctttgaagcatcCCCGGTTCAGGCTCAGCATTTTTTTACCTGGGCTTGAGCCTAATTCAGTGTGTCATCAAAATAGTGTGTAAAATATCTCTAGGCgactataatattatattactgacaatttctaatatcactttatcaagcattcttgtctgtgtttctaaatgtacaacgGTAGGCCTAGGCCACATCGCAGAAAGTTcgttcaaaactgaagcggcgtaaaactacaatgtaggtcaaaatgtaaacaatgtcaaaatgtattctcacgccggtcagaggtcagcacgtgaccaagcatcttcattgggaaatgaagtgatcggagtttactagtttcattgaggcggagcgaagtgaaaatgtaaatatttattaatgaatgttatttttACAGTTGAAGTATGACTTAAGTAGACAATCCCCAGATGTTAAACTTCAGAACAGCTTCCGTATACTCGGGTGGTTATCTATAGCTCAGCTGTGTGGAAGTCTGGGTGTGAAAATCTACCAGTATTACTCTGAACAACAGAAAACCAAAAAGGAATTCCCACAACACCATGCTATGGGAGAAGAAGGAAGGTAAAAGTGTATATTATTTGtgttagatatatacatacatatataattaacttcAAAGTGACAGAATCTAAATATTTGTCACTATAGCTAGATTCTATATATAAGGTAGAGTTGAGGGGTAGTTGAAGAGTACATAGATTGCCATTAAAAAAACTTGTTACCACAGTCAAAGTTACGGTACACATATAAACTAACACTAGATCTATGGGAGTTACATTGCTCATACCTTCAATGAAAAGTAATGTTTGTGTAAAGACCAAAAACATCTCGAAATCTACATTTATATTGTCAGAAATGTTTGTGCACTGGTTTGCTGTGCTTGCACTTTTCTTTTCTTAGTCAATCATTGGTGTTTGGTTGTGGAGTTATTATTCttaaattttacattgtatCTGTCTGTTTTTTTGGCTGAAAGTACATCTAACagtaaagaagaaaaaatagttACTAGACCAGGGTTTGGACTCGGAACTAAATACATACTGAATGCTCTACCAATAGTGTTATCATGTCATAGATGATTGACCAACTTCTGCTACACTTTCTTTCACGCGTCTCAATAACACTTATGTAAACTAGAtcacagtgacctacattttgaccttgaAGCTATAAGGTATATGTACATCGAAACAAAGTTTTCCTTTGCTTCATGCTATGCAATACCTCAAATACCTCGGTTGACTGCCACAGTTGTTAGAATATGGTTCACCAAGGTCACAATGTGGGTCATGTACTGTTAATATGGTTCATCAAGGTTACAATGTGGGTCTGGAAGGTCACTGTAATGATCATTAAAATCTCCTATCTACGTGGAAAAAACAAAGTGTCTGGACTTCATTCAGTAGGGGATTGCAAATTCTGAAATTCTCGAGTTGATATTTTGGACtccttttaaatgtttttgttttcctaTAGGTTAGAAGATGTTATGTTGGATCCCAAGAGGAAGTGCTCTTTATGTTTGGAGGAGAGAAAGTCTACGACGGCAACACCTTGTGGTCATCTGTTTTGTTGGCACTGTATCCATGAATGGTGCCAAAATAAAGTAGGTCTCACATGATGTAAAGATTATTAGTTTATTAAAGAGAAACATAATCATGCAAAGAATCCTGACTGAACTTAATTCAAAGGTGCTTGTAGGTTTAAATGTTCCTACATCAAGGGTAAAATTTTATACATAGTGAATTGATCCTCATACTCCAAAAATgacatgggtaaagtacaatcTACTGTCAATAAGTCCCACTTTCCGatgataatgacatcacaaaattCATGCCAAaagatgatgtcacaatgaccAAAAGGTGAGACTAATCAATtttaaatcatactttacccaCAATGTGAAGAGATCGCGAAACCCTGATATTAAAGTAAATGTGTCATTTATCTGGTTCAAACCTACCTATCATTGAACATTCATATTGACCTATTTGATTGCTTAGGTAAAAAAAGTCTGCCATGACCATGGTGCTGTCAACTTCTAAAAAACTTTTGTTTGaatttgatgtttttgtgaGACTTTGCATACAGCATACTATAAACATACTTAGGAGGctagaaaataaaattgcaaataTTAAGACTTAAAATCTCTGAAATGAGATTTgatataagtacatttacagtatgcatattaatattgaaatattacaaattatattatgGTAGCTATTTTTATGTTTCAGCCCCAGTGCCCATTATGTAGAGAAAAGCTTCTGCCTCAGGCATTAGTGTTTCTTCAGAACTTCGACCCACCATGAGGAAATGAAGTGGATATCAATTTGTTGTTCCGGTGTGCTTTTAGAATTTTTATACGCcataaattaatataaacagaATATCAAATTTTGTCATTCCACTGTACCCCAGAGATTCAATCTGCCATGAAGTGATGAATAGAATATTAAAACTGTTTGTTCTAGTTTAACCTCAGAACTTTGACCATGATAAAGTTACCACAATGCTCTCAGGACTTTGACTCACCGAAAAGTGAAATAACCAATGAACTCTCAGAACTTTGACCCATTATGAAATTACCAATGAACTCTCAGAATTTTGACCCGTCATGAAGTAACCAATGAACTCTCAGAACTTTGACCCGTCATGAAGTAACCATTGAACACTCAGAACTTTGACCCGTCATGAAGTAACCAATGAACTCTCAGAACTTTGACCCGTCATGAAGTAACCAATGAACACTCAGAACTTTGACCCATCATGAAGTAACCAATGAACTCTCAGAACTTTGACCCATCATGAAGTAACCAATGAACTCTCAGAACTTTGACCCATCATGAAGTAACCAATGAACTCTCAGAACTTTGACCCGTCATGAAGTAACCAATGAACTCTCAGAACTTTGACCCGTCATGAAGTAACCAATGAACTCTCAGAACTTTGACCCATCATGAAGTAACCAATGAACACTCAGAACTTTGACCCATCATGAAGTTACCAATGAACTCTCAGAACTTTGACCCATCATGAAGTTACCAATGAACTCTCAGAACTTTGACCCATCATGAAGTAACCAATGAACTCTCAGAACTTTGACCCATCATGAAGTAACCAATGAGCTCTCAGAACTTTGACCCATCACAAAGTAACCAATGAACTCTCAGAACTTTGACCCATCACAAAATAACCAATAAACTCTCAGAACTTTGACCTATCATTCAGTGAGTTAATAAAAGTGTATGGTAGCTAAATACTGGCTCATGTGTTAagcattttaaattttaagacaCAGTGGTAAATATTAATTGATGAATTAATTCTCAGGAGTTAACATGCAGAAtgattaataaattatttttatacagGCCcatcttttgtttttatattaccatattttACCTAAAGAGGGTGCCTGCTGTAATAAGGGCGCCCCTGCCTTTtttcctttaaagatgctccaccgctgaaaaatggtattttttcactatcaaaaacaggaccagacgattttgtatttttcttcagttacaaaagttacttattttacaccattaccaccattgaaaagtttgagcttctaattttacttcaagttaaaaatatgaaaaataattaattgcatcccgaaaaaattccatgtcactatatcttatatagaatgaagtaatgattgcgcatgcaccaggggcgaaataagatattttatgttattttttgtgttatttatgcatatatgtacacgattaaacaccaattattgttcaaatgatgaatatcatttatgctctgtcggcggtggagcatctttaaaaaaaatgttgcatTGTCCAACtatcttttttatcattttttttaataaacagtgCACTTACCTTTCTTTAGAATTTTATTTCCTATCCAATTTACAGAATAAAAAACAGCCACATATATATCCGATATTAGATAGTTTGAATATCAATGACCTGGACGTGCACAGTTGTAGTAGTTGTCAGCCATATTATTCATCATCACTGTTAAAGTCGCTGCtttcagatacatgtagctcaaTATTAACATTGTAAACGTTCATAAACTGCTTGAGCAACATCAACATCACTCTAATTAAAACCTTCAAACATTGGTTCATTGTGGCAGCTGATAGGTTGACATGTTCCCTTTCGTATAGCCCGAgtctcctatacttcttaccaaccctctatgcctttatatatgggggtcagtaactgactatatataACAGATTTATTGCATCAAGGACCATTGATTTGTTTCATTAggtctttgtttcctatttgttttaTCAAGAATCTGAAATCTAGCTTGAACCATGCTGGGGAAGGATACAAACAATCGcagcttttaaaatatttatgtctTTCTTTCCGGAATCTGCAAAACACTGTATAATGAACCTGCAGAATAATAcggaataattcataaatcaacaataatttccaCATTTTAGTGCACAGTAGCCTGTTAGCCATCTTGTTTC
Coding sequences:
- the LOC138314799 gene encoding peroxisome biogenesis factor 10-like produces the protein MFKKAGSAEIIRSHQKDDLYLSYLRSSISDISQAILGPRRWLNWKKELDVGADLGYFLLTTFAGFQTIGEEYVNIIQVDPTKKSVPSTWRRSLMILLHVGTPYVLQRLLDWYERRLRSPTSHDIPEETRLFLLKCIPIVRESVTFLHRLHLAAFYLRGLFYHIAKRTAGVQYLKYDLSRQSPDVKLQNSFRILGWLSIAQLCGSLGVKIYQYYSEQQKTKKEFPQHHAMGEEGRLEDVMLDPKRKCSLCLEERKSTTATPCGHLFCWHCIHEWCQNKPQCPLCREKLLPQALVFLQNFDPP